The Plasmodium vivax chromosome 12, whole genome shotgun sequence genomic interval cacacaaacGGAAGGGGTTACaagaggggaggaaaaaaaaaaaaaaaaaaactgatcaaattgacaaaaacaaaaaagggaagataaACAAACTTTGCATATCGTGCATATGGTAGACATGCCATCATGGCGCTTCTTTCACGTGGTACCCCCTCCCGTGTACAACTCCCGATGTGCCAAAATTGCAAGCgcggaaagggggaaatgaatTGTCCTTCTTTGGGTGTTCCTCCTTATATGGTTGCTTCGCTCCTTAAGTACTCACCCACGTCCCCCTGCAAGGAAGAAAGAGCGCATACGGGAAGAGTTACATGTGTGGGAAGCGCCACAAAAATTTAAGCGATCTAATGAGTGTGCTAACCACGCAGGTGGGTACAGGACACGCCGCGTATCTCCACGCAGTACTCGCAACGTATTTCGCCCGTTGCTGCGGTCCAAACTGTTGCAGATGCCGCGAAGGGGGAAGTAAATACCTGGTGAATGAGAACAATGTCGgtaacatttaaaattttgatgtcCTGGGTGTTCCTTATGGATATGCCAAAGCCTATGGGGCTGTCGTTCATCGAAAGGACGATAATTCcgtctcccttttttatattgtcgCTGACTTTTAGCAGGTGACTCTGTGAGGAAggaaatgcgaaaaaagCGTGTACGTTGTGTTTGCCTGTGATGTAAGCACCCCTTCGAATGGCACCTTTCCAGGTGCACACATCCACATCGACGTGTACATTCTACATTAGCGTAAACGAATTATGCAAGTGGGGGGAGACCCGGAGAGTTACCCACCTTCAATACGTTATTGCCAAACAGAAAGTTCTTCTCCCCAGATTCCTTCAGCCAAATTTTGTGAATGCAAAATTCGTTTAAAAATGACAGGGacgtaatttttatgaaaaagtTATTTGCTTTGGTGAATTTCCCGAGGCATATTCCGAGGGATATCTGAAaggagaagggaaaaaaaggatacgTTGAATAAGGGCGCCAAAGGTTAGTGGAACCATACATTCCTGAGGGACATACGCGACTCAGCAACTTCGCATGCGCAGTTATCTTTATATCTTTAATCGCGCTGCGCTTCTCCGCTCTTCCCTCATCTCACCAgtgaatttttatttattattgcCTCCGCTTGCTTGGCCAGTTCAGCTCTAAAAAGGGGGTTcagttaaaaaagggggcggtGAATTAGCTGTTGGTCATCTCTGCGGCATGTGTGCAGCGCGCCCCACAACCGGGTTGATGGGACAATGCAGAGTTGCTCAAGCGCATCAACATTTCTCGGGCGCATTTTCACTGTTCGGTTTAATTAAAACCTACCGAACGAAGTAGACGCTTGACCTGTGCAACCTTAACACGTACTCCTCGTTGTTGTAGGACAGCATGCTCAACAGGTTATTTCCGACgctgcaaaaatggcaataatggaaaaaatggttaTATGTTTGTATGTACACTATACCTACGCTTTGCCATTCCATGGTGAGCGCTTcatagggggggggagctctCTCGCGAAATCGGCATATGCACAGGAATGTAGATATGCAGGCCCGCCCGCCCGCAGGCATATGCTGGGCACTTTCGCGCATTACTATTTCGACAGCTTCTTAAACACCAGCATCGTCTCGTTATCATTGAGGGGCCTCATTTTGTTCAAACTGATTCGGCGAATCTTCAAAGAGGGGAGAAAGCAAAACTTATTTGCTTTGTGGCCTTCCTTCAGCACAAAATGGGTGAACAGAATGAACCGCAAAATGTATGGAgcccttttaaaaaagatgcTCTCTCGTTTTAACTTCTTTATTCTGTGGTGGGAGCTATATGCCTACTTTGCGCAGTTCAAAGTTACCCATCCAGAGCACCCAAATGTAACAAATACCTCATGCGCATATAATGCAAAGCATACGCGCGTTGCATACTTAATACAAGTTTTCGCCAAATTGGGTTTACTGTTTTAGTTTAACTATCTACTAAATATGGCTAGCTTTTTTGGCAACAGTTTGAACTTTCTGCCTGACCaggtcataatttttttttttttttttttttttttctcagaacaagggaaaatattatgaacGAACAGGCGAGGTGCTAGctaatttttctttcgcgCAGTTTTAAAGaacgactttttttttaagaaaatagATAATCGCGCagtttactttattttaatatagaGGAACGAaggaatgttttttttctctttttctcttttttttgcttcacaTGGGTAAAAAGCACGGCTACGCGCGGGTTCCACCGTTGAAACGATTCCCGCGGGCAAAATTGTCCGTGATGGAATAAGAACATGTTCTGTGAGTAGGCCATAAATTAGCacccaaaagggggtaaCCCCTAGAACGGCGGTGTACACAAAGTAGTACGAGCTGCGGGAAACACCAATTTTGTAGTAATCATTCGATTGTGAGGTTCATATAGGAACTgcgaaaatggaaaaataaactcGCGCGGGCACTTCTCCCATTCGGTTAATCAGTAATGTTCGTGTAAAACCAGGACAGTTAGCGGAgttgtcaattttttacatgtcTCCACCCGCAgttgggggagaagaaaTAGTTCGCTTAATGAGGTGCATccctgttcattttttgtcaatttgtTTTCTCGCATCTTTTTGCAAAGCGGAGGGGAGGGGAGATAAAGCCAATTCGAACATGTCCACTTTTGGCGGAAAAgagaggaaaggaaaaataactttGCGTTGGTATTCACTTCAATGGGGCTGCGCAAAAACGGGCAGACATCGCTTGGTTAGTCCCTCACCCGCGCCGAGGCATCAACATGTAAGTAAGTGCGCGTGCAATGATGTTTACACAATCGCGCGCTGGTACTAATTAAACGCTTAAATCGCATGCaagcatatttataataatttttctttgctcGTACGATGGATCATTTTATGTAGACTTTCACAGtataccctttttttttctcctaaaAAGTTCGAGTCAAAGGGAGAGAAATAATTTTCCCATCTCTCCAGGGGCGGCGtttttttccgcattttTAGACACTCTCATTGTACATTTAAGGGCGTACACGTGTACACATAAGTATgtggcgagaaaaaaaaaaaaaattccccaaataaaaaaatactttccCACAATATTGACGCAAAAGTTAAGTGAATGTGAATTGCAAAGCTGGGGTGAGCTCCTTCTCTGTGTGCCATCTCATTGCCCCGCGAGCTGCCTCGTGGACTTCCTCTCAATTTGCCACCCACCTTTTGCGCAACGGATTACACACTGCGTAAGAGGAAGAGCCCGCCGCGCGTAATCGCTACAAATTTGAGAAGCCAACGTGTGAGCTGCAAAAGATGAGTACCCAATTAGATCATAAGGATAAAATACGTGCATAAAAAACACGTagaaagggggagaaaaaaaaatatatataaaaaaatgtcttcTTAACATACCCATTTGCGCAACAGGCCCAAAGCGAACAAACTGATTGCTGATCCTCGCTCACCGCGTAAAAACtgccacctttttttttttttcccctcctccaaaaaacaaagcaacaTGGAGAACTACGAAAAGCTATTCGAAAGCATGAAGCTGGAAGACGACAACGCgtatgaaataataaaaaaatgtgacgaaaaaaaattaaaaaaaattctgtacAAATCGATACATGACCCGAACATAATGCCAAGTTATTCGACCTTCAATTTGAGGGGAAAACGATACAACATATCCAACGTGTCTGGGGAGTCcatcaaaaaaatagagaagcaaaaaaaagtgaaagaatTACAAATCAGctatgaaaaaaaactcctaaaaaaaggagaaaaaaatcaaatgatACCTtcattaaatgaaataaaaaaagtcaaCCCAACTTTATtaacagtaaaaaaaaaaaaaaaaaaatttaaagaccCATTGCCAGACAGAAATGATGTACCCCTCATGAACATAACGGCCGACGTTGATTACATATACGACAATGCTGTGGAGGTTATTCATTCCAAACCAGTgccagtaaaaaaaaaacagggaaAAATCCTGTTGAGTGAAAACCCATTGACAAAGGAGGATTATGGGAAAGTCAGTCCATACCTCAttgacataaaaaatgaattaaaagaaaaagataatttgaaaaagcaAGACATTATTGATGAAGAGAAGGTGGCCGCAGATTTGGAAGCCAAAAAGGCACTCCTGCTAacgcaaatgaaaaataaatacaacgAAATTAATAAGGAGTACCTGAAGATATCCCACGTGGTGGACATCAACTCCATtcgaaaattaaaaaaaaaagaaaattatgaaaaacaGCTAAACCAGCTGGAAAAGGATATacaaaaattggaaaagcaGGTCTACTGAAAGGGGGGCGAGGAAGCGGcgaggaagcggtgaggaagcggcgaggaagcggcgaggaagcggtgaggaagcggcgaggaagcggtgaggaagcggcgaggaagcggtgaggaagcggtgaggaagcggGCGATGTTGTAGCCTTTCCCCACATTTGCAGCATAACATGTGTGTGatggcctttttttgccgtttAAACCTTCGTACAGGACAGCCATGGGTATATACTCCCCGGGGGCCCACTCacacaatatttttacagtGTACacactttttatataattttacgtGTTGCAGGCCGCTGTTCGATTATGTGCACACGCGAATCTGCGCGCGGATGATTACGTTGCGAACACTGCATGGGGAGAAGGCCGGCTGTgcgttttttccatttttgcaaatagtTAAGCATAGCGGCACATGTGGGAGCCAAGAAACGTCCGCATGTGACGTTTGCATGTCACACTCTTACCACGTTAACgtgtcaaaatgggaaaaaaaaaaaaaataaaataaaataaaacaaatcgAACAGATGgaacaaaacaaatggaaCAAAAGAAACGGCGCACGTATATGTGCACGCGAACATCACAAACAGTGACAAAACAGAttgacccttttttttttcgttcctttccacaaaatttaaattaattgtaCAGGGCCGTTTACATCGAAGGAATCACTCGCCTCGTCCTGGTCGCCTGCAAAGAAAAGGCATGCCACGTATGATGCAACCTGCGGAATAAAGTTTAACACGCAATTATATATGCGCTATGGCGCACTCGTTCCTCTACCCATATCTGCCTTTTCAGAGGGAGGCGCGTCCTCAGTTTCCTTTTCCGGGGGAGATTCCCCAGACTCGGCTTCATCCTACgcgcaaaaggaaagggagAAATGACTCCTCATAAGGAAAGTAGTATCTACACACAACGACGCATCAACGCATCAGCACATCAACGCATGTAGGCTCCTCTAAATAAATGGTGACATCCCCCAAGgggcaaaaatttaaactcGCGGGGAGCACAAAACATAGGACTGTTTCTCCTCATCATAttgcaaaattgaaatgCGCCCATTTGGTTTTTACCGCTTGTTCATctgctcgaaaaaaaaaaaaaaaaacactattTATGCAACACCGTTTTGGctaaaaaaaacgctccaAGGGGGCGCGGAAAAAGTACCTGATGGGTAAAATTCCTTGTAGTATTTTCGAAGCAGAATGGATCCCTCTTTCTGAATTTCTGGAAAGTTAAAGGAACGAGTCAGGTGTATGCTGGCGGTGTGTTTGCGGTGTGCTGGTGGGGGGCCACTTTTACGCACACGTGGCACCCCCGTGGAGGTGTTCCACTTTCTGGACGCCTTCTCTTCGCATGCATTCCTTTAgtggtcttttttttctctctctaaGTAACCTGCCGCCACAAAaatcttcaatttttccttcaactTCACCAACTCCTTTGCGGACACCTTCCATCTGACACACAAGAAAGGTCACTAGTGACGCGCGCTGTCCAGGCACCTTTTGAGTGCACACTGTGCGTagcgtttttttcattttgagaaATAAGGTGTATTTATTTCCATGGTTTAGTGCTACCTTTGCGAAGGGATCATTTGGTAATTGATCAGGGGGACATCGCTCGTTCTTTGGAGTCTAACCGTTTGGGTGAAGGCGAGCGCCaacaggaggagcagcggcaCGATTGCTTTCAGCATTTTTTACTCGTTCGCTTACCGgttagtttttttctttcctttgggatttatttatttttttttttttttagctcttTCTATTACTATCGTTTATTCGTTTCCACTACCCCGTGTTTATTTGGGACATTTGCATTAAGCGTCTTATGCCTCGCAGCCGTGTGGGTGGGGGAAATGCGTAAGTTGGGAAAATGACTCAAAATGTGCAACCCGAGCAGTTACTCCTTTCAGCTGAGTGCCTCTTTGATAGAAATATTTTCAGCATGACCTTCCTCGcgattttatttccccttttgtggcTGCCCCTTTCCGCAATGGAGGCAATCCAAAGGCACAAATGGAGACATTTTTCCCCAATACATTTTACACAACAGAGTACACGCGGTGTATATACACACTTCGGAAGCGTCACATAGAAGGCTCCCTAACCGTAGTGGCTtcaatccttttttttcccttttcacaTTGGTGAAGTGTACCCGCGTACATACGCCTACATTGTgagtacatatttttttcttttttttttttctttacacaACGCACAAAATGGCATACCAAATGAGTCGTGCAAATAGGCGAATGttgctttttccatttggtgtAAAAACAAAGTGGCGAAAAGGCATTTCTTTCCCGCCCTCTGCAGAATGATGCATTTGCGCTGTTTCGAAATGTGCCCAATGGATTGGCTAGccaattgcaaaaaaaaaaaaaaaataaataaataaaataaaaaaaaaaaaaaaaaaaataattcctctTGCGTAACTTTCAAAAACACAATTaaggggttaaaaaaaagaggaacaacCAACGGTCACATGCGCAGACTGAGTgcccttcccattttgctattttccCGCGTTGGCTTCCTCCGAACGGGTATTTGCCCACATGCGTAGCTACCTTTTTTCTTGCAAAACAGATTAGCGTGAGGGGTAAAATTCGCTTTGTTCACGTTCGCTTTACAAAgccgttaattttttttttgaaaaggggaaaagtaaataaaaagaacaccattttgttgagcattttttccttacgcGGGGAAGATGGGATGCCACTTCGCCGTTTTGCCATTCAGACAAGTGCATACACACACGTGTATAGAAGGATGGACTCGTGTCCGCCTTCTGCACCACCTTGTATAAACCCACTAATGAGGCACTCTGCCGATACAGCCGTGTTGATAAAAAGTAGAGACCATAAAACAGAGTGGTAATTACTGGATAACTCTTTtgactttttcctttccatttcACCAAGCAGAAGCATCAGCTTTGTcgaaaaggggtaaaaaaatattaaatactGAGCGGCATTCCTTTACCTCAGAAGGAGGGTAACTATAAAAAAGCTGCGATGCAACCGAAATATGGTTACTTATCCCCTTCGGGTGAATAACTTCTTCTGATCTGCTCTCAACATTTCATCGAAATGTTATGAACGTATCTTTCCTTTACATTTTGgtaatcccttttttttttccccttgcggaagaaaaaaggggggcagcgCGTTTATATGTGCCTTTTTCGtgttaaaaaagggaccactaagaattggaaaaaaaaaaaaaaaaaaaaatcccttgTGTACATTAACACGGTGTACTTTTCTACATAGGGCAAAACCTTCTGCCAACGGCATAAGAATAGGTGTACAGAGcatcttttttaatatttgcCTCTCGCGGGGAGTACCCAAGTGGGACTTCACCACTGGAAAAGGGCTAAACATTCtacaaaacaaaatgaacaacgaACTTGGTTTACTTTTAAGATCGCCATTTCGAGAGAGGGGGGTGGGAGGAATGTTCATTAGCGTACATATGTTTACCTACACacagggaatttttttttttttttctgtttcttctaaaaaaaaaaaaaacttaagaATTGCGATTTTGCAACTTCTCCATTTCAAATGTACTAATGCTGATTGTACCGCTTATatggtgtaaaaaaaaaaaaaatgagggaaaaaaaggggggcaaaggAAAGAGGAGCCCTttctcagaaaaaaaaaaaagctaacttttaaatttattaaatgggggcaagtaaaaaaaaaaaagaaaagaattataCTCGGTCATGTGTATTTGTACTAGTACGAAACGCCAATTAGCTACTACCATTTCGTTGTAGTGACTTGGTTTAGTCAAATGTGTACAACTACGTACCATGCCACATGATGTATAGTGGCGggcttaccttttttttttttttaaattgcagTTACTTTTTTGTAGAATGTTAtactttttcttaaattcAAAGTGGAACTATCTTTAcaaggaatttaaaaaaaagcccCCCTTcattagaagaaaaaagaaaaaaaaactatatataaatatatatatatgtatatatatatatatatacatacctATGgttatgccttttttttttttccttgatTCCACTTTTTCGGGAAGCTGCTtgtacatttaaattttaaaaatgaaggctttgcatttttgcgtGTGGGGGTGCAGCCACGTTGCTTGGTTTTGCTCGGCTTGAATTTGCTTGTtcatttggatttttttttttcccccttttttggtggCGTAAAAAATCCACAATAAACAGCATATATGCTCTTCTCTTTGATGAAGAGCGCGTCGTAATTAAAAACCCTCGAGTGTGTTTATTCTACacgcaaaatgaacaaaacaatgccttatttttctttccatctCACCCACTAATgagtcaattttttgttgtcAATCTGAGTAGTTATGTGTAACTAATCCCATTCTGCGAAAATTGCCATAACAGCTAAatgagcttttttttttttttttttttttttttcatttattatttacctTGCTGGTCAGGTGAAAAGTTAACTCcgcgacttttttttttttttttgtattagcAAAGATTTCATGTTGGGGAACTTTCGTTGCATTTCGCTTTATCGAAAGAGTGCTATCCCCAAGAAGATGCAAATGCTCATTGCGTACGTGTAGACGCGTGAGTGAgcattttctttcccttttcatgtGTTCATGGGGACATGGTCACGTTTGTACATGTGCGAAGGCTGCacatttcttccccttgtCTTTAATCCCCTTCTGTGATTCCCATTTCATCACGTTTCGTGCGTTTCATTTGGTCACAGGTTGCTTCTGCGccttaacttttttttttttttttttttgtatacttcgtttgctcatttgttttgttttatccTTTCCCCCCGTTTTGGTGCTACTTTAAAGCGTCATTTTAGTATGTTCCTTTAAAGATAACACGGAGAAAAGAgtaccacttttttttttttttttcttttttgttaccAATaagtgtgcatattttttttgcgccaaaACGTATGCGCACCTGCGGATGTACAACTGCTGCGCACGTTTCTGCGTCTACCCGTTTGGCAAACAATTTTTGTGATGTGTCTCAATTGGGgagatttacaaaaaaatatttgatattTACGTATTGCACAAGTTCATgcactatttttatttgcgtaaaaaaaaaagaagtttgATTAACGCGCGTGCAAATGTACGAATTGTCAATGCTCGAAGAATGCTCACGCACGTGtgtacgcatatgcataaataGAACAAACTAAAATGCGTTAAAATGTAAGAAGCCCCCAGGACGAATAATCACCACTAAGAAAGCGAGTTGCCTTTACGTGAAATGCGCGTAGCAAGTGGGATTCACAtagtacattaaaaaaatacttatctACGTAGTACACACAAATGTACTTCCGTGTAGCCTCATTATGTTGTGCCATTTGTcaaatgttataatttttctgctttACGTGTATGTATTTGCATTTCTCGCTTCAAAACGGAACAGTACGTTCCATTTCGTTCGCTAAAAATGGGCACGCCCTCGCGTAAGCTCCTACTATGTACACATAATTTATGCACATTTGGGgactaaattttttattaaaaaaaaaaaaaaaaaacgctgaagaagcggaaaaaatgtaGGACCCACGAAAGTGATGCACTAAGGAGTAACTTTTAATTCTTgttgtgtgtatatatgtgtacataacCGTCCGTGtggtgtaattttt includes:
- a CDS encoding hypothetical protein, conserved (encoded by transcript PVX_117130A), which translates into the protein MEWQSVGIVYIQTYNHFFHYCHFCSVGNNLLSMLSYNNEEYVLRLHRSSVYFVRAELAKQAEAIINKNSLISLGICLGKFTKANNFFIKITSLSFLNEFCIHKIWLKESGEKNFLFGNNVLKSHLLKVSDNIKKGDGIIVLSMNDSPIGFGISIRNTQDIKILNVTDIVLIHQGDVGEYLRSEATI
- a CDS encoding hypothetical protein, conserved (encoded by transcript PVX_117135A); translated protein: MENYEKLFESMKLEDDNAYEIIKKCDEKKLKKILYKSIHDPNIMPSYSTFNLRGKRYNISNVSGESIKKIEKQKKVKELQISYEKKLLKKGEKNQMIPSLNEIKKVNPTLLTVKKKKKKFKDPLPDRNDVPLMNITADVDYIYDNAVEVIHSKPVPVKKKQGKILLSENPLTKEDYGKVSPYLIDIKNELKEKDNLKKQDIIDEEKVAADLEAKKALLLTQMKNKYNEINKEYLKISHVVDINSIRKLKKKENYEKQLNQLEKDIQKLEKQVY
- a CDS encoding hypothetical protein (encoded by transcript PVX_117140A): MLKAIVPLLLLLALAFTQTVRLQRTSDVPLINYQMIPSQRWKVSAKELVKLKEKLKIFVAAEIQKEGSILLRKYYKEFYPSDEQADEAESGESPPEKETEDAPPSEKADMGDQDEASDSFDVNGPVQLI